A DNA window from Setaria viridis chromosome 2, Setaria_viridis_v4.0, whole genome shotgun sequence contains the following coding sequences:
- the LOC117842614 gene encoding zinc-finger homeodomain protein 1 produces the protein MDFDDHDDGDEEMAPMPVSSSYETPPQAAGFGGGVAPPRPPGEPVPRAKAPGGGGGGRYRECLKNHAVGIGGHAVDGCGEFMAAGEEGTLDALRCAACNCHRNFHRKESPTAEGSPISPAALVAYGATPHHQFSPYYRTPAGYFHHHHGQPLHMAAAAAAAAGHAPRPLALPSTSHSGRDEGDDLSGMAGPMSAMGPLSGMSLGGAGPSGSGGSGSGKKRFRTKFTQEQKDRMLAFAERVGWRIQKHDEAAVQQFCDEVGVKRHVLKVWMHNNKHTLGKKP, from the coding sequence ATGGACTTCGACGACCACgatgacggcgacgaggagatGGCGCCGATGCCGGTGAGCTCCAGCTACGAGACCCCGCCGCAGGCAGCTgggttcggcggcggcgtggcgccgccCAGGCCGCCCGGCGAGCCCGTCCCCCGCGCCAAGgccccgggcggcggcggcggcgggaggtacCGCGAGTGCCTCAAGAACCACGCCGTCGGCATCGGCGGCCACGCCGTGGACGGGTGCGGCGAGTtcatggccgccggcgaggagggcaCGCTCGACGCGCTCCGCTGCGCCGCGTGCAACTGCCACCGCAACTTCCACCGCAAGGAGTCCCCGACCGCCGAGGGCTCGCCCATCTCCCCCGCCGCGCTGGTCGCCTACGGCGCCACGCCGCACCACCAGTTCTCGCCCTACTACCGCACCCCGGCCGGGtacttccaccaccaccacggccagcCGCTCCacatggccgcggccgccgccgcggcggcggggcacgcGCCGAGGCCGCTGGCGCTGCCGTCCACCTCCCACAGCGGGCGCGACGAGGGCGACGACCTGTCCGGGATGGCCGGGCCCATGTCCGCCATGGGCCCGCTGAGCGGCATGTCCCTGGGCGGCGCGGGGCCCTCCGGCTCGGGCGGGTCCGGGTCCGGCAAGAAGCGGTTCCGCACCAAGTTCACGCAGGAGCAGAAGGACAGGATGCTGGCGTTCGCGGAGCGCGTGGGGTGGCGCATCCAGAAGCACGACGAGGCCGCCGTGCAGCAGTTCTGCGACGAGGTCGGCGTCAAGCGCCACGTGCTCAAGGTGTGGATGCACAACAACAAGCACACCCTCGGCAAGAAGCCGTAG